The Streptomyces sp. NBC_01197 genome window below encodes:
- a CDS encoding C40 family peptidase yields the protein MASHRRLKQPSRTRVTVLTATAAAAVALTAQAAHADPKPTKSEVKAKVDKLYEDVDAVSQKYDGAKEQQAKLKKEVGDLQDSVARGQEDLNKLRGQLGSIASAQYRSGDIDPSVQLFLSSDPNTFLDKATAQDQLSNQQADAVKKIQAKQRTLAQERAEAQDKLKDLASTRTELGKKKQEVQNKLADARKLLSSLTAAERASIAAENQRANRDNSRPDLGNSVPASARGAAALNAAKTQLGKPYVYGATGPASFDCSGLTSWAYAQAGVTIPRTSQAQANAGQRIYSQSALKPGDLVLFYGDMHHIGIYAGNGTVLHAPHTGAVVRYEAMGDMPFQFGVRI from the coding sequence GTGGCGTCCCACCGTCGACTCAAGCAGCCGAGCCGCACCCGCGTGACCGTGCTCACCGCGACCGCTGCCGCAGCCGTGGCCCTGACCGCTCAGGCCGCACACGCAGACCCGAAGCCGACCAAGAGTGAGGTCAAGGCGAAGGTCGACAAGCTCTACGAGGACGTCGACGCGGTCAGCCAGAAGTACGACGGCGCCAAGGAGCAGCAGGCCAAGCTCAAGAAGGAGGTCGGCGACCTCCAGGACAGCGTCGCGCGCGGCCAGGAGGACCTCAACAAGCTGCGGGGCCAGCTCGGTTCGATCGCGAGCGCCCAGTACCGCTCGGGCGATATCGACCCGTCGGTCCAGCTCTTCCTCTCGTCGGACCCGAACACCTTCCTCGACAAGGCCACCGCGCAGGACCAGCTGAGCAACCAGCAGGCCGACGCGGTCAAGAAGATCCAGGCCAAGCAGCGCACCCTCGCCCAGGAGCGTGCCGAGGCGCAGGACAAGCTCAAGGACCTGGCGTCGACGCGCACGGAACTCGGCAAGAAGAAGCAGGAAGTCCAGAACAAGCTCGCCGACGCGCGCAAGCTGCTCAGCTCCCTGACCGCCGCCGAGCGCGCCTCGATAGCCGCGGAGAACCAGCGCGCCAACCGCGACAACAGCCGTCCCGACCTCGGCAACTCCGTGCCGGCCTCCGCCCGCGGGGCCGCCGCCCTCAACGCGGCGAAGACCCAGCTGGGCAAGCCGTACGTGTACGGCGCCACCGGACCCGCCTCCTTCGACTGCTCCGGGCTGACGTCCTGGGCGTACGCACAGGCCGGTGTCACGATCCCGCGCACCTCCCAGGCCCAGGCCAACGCCGGTCAGCGCATCTACTCGCAGAGCGCCCTCAAGCCGGGCGACCTGGTGCTCTTCTACGGCGACATGCACCACATCGGCATCTACGCGGGCAACGGCACGGTGCTGCACGCACCGCACACCGGCGCGGTCGTCCGGTATGAGGCGATGGGCGACATGCCCTTCCAGTTCGGCGTCCGCATCTGA
- a CDS encoding C40 family peptidase, producing MVSHRRATQSGLARSTRIIVLSAALATAGAGLGAAQAGAEPHESATAAKSEVDGLYAQAERATQQYDKADEQAQRLRHQVTEAQDGVARGQERLNRMRGALGALAGAQYRAGAIDPSLALLLSSDPGSYLDKAAALAQFGAVQAGELHRIQQAQRALTQRRADATRRLAELRSSRAEVARHKRTVEGKLARARRLLDALPAQQRAQYDQVSRSDRGALPVLGALPVSGRAAAAVAAARSALGRPYVWGANGPSGFDCSGLMQWAYAHAGVSLPRTSQEQRYAGRRIPLSQAQPGDLVVYRSDASHVAMYMGNGQVLHAPYPGARVRYDPVGMMPVSSVTRV from the coding sequence GTGGTGTCCCATCGCCGTGCAACGCAGTCCGGCCTCGCCCGGAGTACCCGGATCATCGTGCTGTCCGCCGCGCTGGCGACGGCCGGAGCAGGCCTCGGGGCCGCGCAGGCGGGCGCCGAGCCGCACGAGTCGGCGACGGCCGCCAAGAGCGAGGTCGACGGGCTGTACGCGCAGGCCGAGCGGGCCACCCAGCAGTACGACAAGGCCGACGAGCAGGCCCAGCGGCTGCGCCATCAGGTCACCGAGGCCCAGGACGGCGTCGCACGCGGCCAGGAACGGCTCAACCGGATGCGCGGGGCGCTCGGCGCGCTGGCAGGGGCCCAGTACCGCGCGGGTGCCATCGACCCCTCGCTCGCCCTGCTGCTCTCGTCGGACCCCGGCTCGTATCTCGACAAGGCTGCTGCCCTGGCGCAGTTCGGCGCTGTCCAGGCGGGTGAACTGCACCGCATCCAGCAGGCCCAGCGCGCGCTGACACAGCGGCGCGCCGACGCGACCCGAAGACTCGCCGAACTCCGCAGCAGCCGCGCCGAGGTCGCCCGCCACAAGCGCACCGTCGAGGGCAAGCTCGCCCGCGCGCGCCGGCTGCTCGACGCGCTGCCCGCCCAGCAGCGCGCACAGTACGACCAGGTCTCGCGCTCGGACCGGGGCGCACTGCCCGTGCTCGGCGCGCTGCCGGTCTCCGGCCGGGCCGCAGCCGCAGTGGCCGCGGCCCGCAGCGCGCTCGGCAGGCCGTATGTGTGGGGCGCCAACGGCCCCTCGGGCTTCGACTGTTCGGGGCTGATGCAGTGGGCGTACGCGCACGCGGGCGTCTCCCTGCCGCGCACCTCGCAGGAGCAGCGGTACGCGGGCCGTCGGATCCCGCTCTCCCAGGCGCAGCCCGGCGACCTCGTGGTGTACCGCAGTGACGCCAGTCATGTCGCGATGTACATGGGCAACGGCCAGGTGCTGCACGCCCCGTATCCCGGCGCCAGGGTCCGCTACGACCCGGTCGGGATGATGCCCGTCTCCTCGGTGACCCGGGTCTGA